A single region of the Globicephala melas chromosome 12, mGloMel1.2, whole genome shotgun sequence genome encodes:
- the RAD51AP2 gene encoding RAD51-associated protein 2 translates to MSFTQRAPQVVELGEPASPVPPPDDPDSPPPRSKRPRLEEPGGVSEAGWRLPLVPRLSEVEKAWESSARPFKALLVSAKEIFDNSTDSRVEKSVGEKQMCNLVCQNSGFEMKSCLRSLPSQSFDSGLKASRTSCEPGLYDRESFGVHCSDRSGTEAGQLPNASIHDGQAIKNDDGKRYLLQGRDNSQKDNNCTKQTENSFLDVTFYKETKSTFHDIKNRCKADSVTPSNKKENSISASTLKISKSQIQPSMEIAEPSYFRDSSTISIPEFPTDLNSKMSSVYLKEIMKKNDKNEAYVRDFTNIHWSQNRPDVKKQKLQDDKKVVDAENIFSECYGSNHQSLSNQSVCARKKDLISLHHYNHCSIKSDAIDSAKNFTIKLENANWEEAETCLDSYISTRSEKSKNWDCNIRHILRKNRKNCWIMDSYKTKCENMKTTGEILNLQQLLETDLLSKENYHNTEVMKTHEEKSKPLMIETLGNQKASIKIFWFKGKGENDNMLQLRCYTTQKDFHLSSIFENFITGIFYFLKSISGNQKDNNILTWYGILKCKNQIDVQNLITRNMNVNRNNDILSIYLQTGVLDLLNIKLKTNITSLLNNFDSLTIIENYSKLEERCIFKWVIYLNYPKNVTVKKLISSSSMTIKNIHFPIFETYEKIPLLMDFDDIDEIFLTKEISYKDKSCPERLMSVGNWVHCSPKTVKTHVKSCPQFIQIQKYINKKTYEINMQNQDLYSEGKQKHNKINRFNFKCIFEDFFNIRQQAIQASHDKKHNEQTNLTTITPVLNFGDLISEIEEEKCDLILKEEVKVTAQSLTNSCQVHEDIKIEKEEKKSFYSTEGIFSVQPVSLMNKKVGVEETKYVNRNNVADRNESENIFQESELANSKHFHPKNDSSECFNLQFDTHLSVGNNECFQDLSAKCLSRDALTTVNNFEMKSKFDLVLEELHMFHEISMENEILSTVETNNGQENYFVENNDVVEVKTEIKKGLKMGTENKICSSSLLCDMIAGPNMHEKHQSLFKWKKVPKTGEQEVPNEYCCLRTSEEELLYSTSKEDCEKPSPERPAFFSDEFKEEKFNYLLKGGGNFSYGISRLLPLKTCSRPIRIGLSRKAKLKQLHPYLQ, encoded by the exons GCCTCGCTTGTCTGAGGTGGAAAAAGCCTGGGAGTCGTCGGCCAGACCCTTCAAGGCGCTCCTGGTTTCAGCTAAGGAGATTTTTGATAACTCCACAGACTCGCGTGTGGAGAAATCTGTCGGTGAGAAGCAGATGTGTAATCTGGTATGCCAAAATAGCGGATTTGAGATGAAGAGTTGTTTGCGGTCTCTCCCCTCACAAAGTTTTGATTCTGGTTTGAAGGCTTCTAGAACGTCTTGTGAACCAGGGCTGTATGACAGAGAGTCCTTCGGTGTGCATTGCAGTGATAGATCTGGAACAGAGGCTGGTCAGCTGCCCAACGCCTCTATACATGATGGACAGGCAATTAAAAACGATGATGGAAAACGATATTTACTCCAGGGGAGAGACAATAGCCAGAAAGACAATAATTgcacaaaacagacagaaaattcatttttagatGTTACCTTTTACAAGGAAACCAAATCAACGTTTCATGATATTAAGAACAGATGTAAAGCTGACAGCGTTACGccatcaaataaaaaagaaaatagcatttcAGCATCTACactaaaaatatcaaaatctcAAATCCAGCCCAGCATGGAAATTGCCGAACCCAGCTATTTCAGAGATAGCAGCACGATAAGTATCCCTGAGTTTCCAACTGATTTAAATAGCAAAATGTCTTCTGtctatttaaaggaaataatgaagaaaaatgacaaaaatgaggCATATGTGAGGGATTTCACAAACATTCACTGGTCCCAAAATAGACCTGATGTTAAGAAGCAAAAGTTACAGGATGATAAAAAAGTTGTGgatgcagaaaatattttttctgaatgtTATGGAAGTAACCACCAGTCACTCAGCAACCAAAGTGTTTGTGCGAGAAAAAAAGACTTGATCAGTTTACACCACTATAATCACTGTAGTATCAAGTCTGATGCAATAGACTCTGCAAAGAATTTCACTATAaaactagaaaatgcaaattgGGAAGAGGCAGAAACAtgcctggacagctacatatctACCAGATCAGAAAAATCGAAAAACTGGGACTGTAACATTAgacatattttgagaaaaaataggaaaaattgtTGGATTATGGATAGTTACAAAACTAAAtgtgaaaatatgaaaacaactgGAGAAATATTGAATTTGCAACAATTATTAGAAACAGATCttttaagcaaagaaaattatcacAATACAGAAGTCATGAAAACAcatgaagaaaaatcaaagccTCTCATGATAGAAACACTGGGTAATCAAAaagcttcaataaaaattttttggttCAAAGGTAAAGGAGAAAACGATAATATGCTACAGTTGAGATGTTATACTACACAAAAAGACTTTCATTTAAgcagtatttttgaaaatttcattacaggaattttttatttccttaaaagtaTTTCAGGAaatcaaaaagataataatatCTTAACCTGGTATGGAATTTTGAAGTGTAAAAATCAAATTGATGTTCAAAATCTAATAACTAGGAATATGAATGTCAatagaaataatgacattttaagcATATATTTACAAACCGGTGTTTTAGACCTTCTAAATATTAAATTGAAAACCAACATAACATCTTTGCTCAATAACTTTGACTCTTTAAcaataatagaaaattattctaaattagAAGAGAGATGCATTTTCAAATGGGTAATATATTTGAATTATCCAAAAAACGTTACAGTGAAAAAACTTATCAGTTCCTCCAGTATGACAATTAAAAACATACACTTTCCAATTTTTGAAACATACGAAAAAATTCCCCTTTTAATGGACTTTGATGACATCGATGAAATTTTTTTGACAAAAGAAATTAGTTACAAGGATAAGAGTTGTCCTGAACGACTCATGAGTGTGGGAAACTGGGTGCACTGTAGTCCTAAAACTGTTAAAACACATGTTAAGTCTTGTCCTCAATTTATACAGATccagaaatatattaataaaaaaactTATGAAATAAATATGCAGAACCAAGATTTATAttctgaaggaaaacaaaagcataatAAGATCaacagatttaattttaaatgcatatttgaaGATTTCTTCAATATTAGGCAACAGGCTATACAGGCAAGCCACGACAAAAAACACAATGAACAAACTAATCTGACAACTATAACTCCAGTGCTAAATTTTGGGGACTTGATAAgtgaaattgaagaagaaaaatgtgacTTAATTTTGAAGGAGGAAGTAAAAGTCACAGCACAAAGTTTAACAAACAGTTGCCAAGTCCATGAAGATATTAagatagaaaaggaagagaaaaagagttttTATTCAACGGAAGGCATATTTTCTGTGCAACCAGTTTCATTAATGAATAAGAAAGTAGGTGTGGAAGAAACTAAATATGTTAATCGAAATAATGTAGCTGACAGAAATGAATCTGAGAATATTTTTCAAGAAAGTGAGTTAGCTAATTCAAAGCATTTTCATCCAAAGAATGACTCTTCAGAATGTTTTAATCTTCAGTTTGACACTCATTTGAGTGTTGGGAACAATGAATGTTTTCAGGACTTATCTGCCAAGTGTTTATCAAGAGACGCTCTGACAACAGTAAACAATTTTGAGATGAAGAGTAAATTTGATTTAGTACTTGAAGAACTTCATATGTTTCATGAAATTAGTATGGAAAATGAAATTCTAAGCACTGTGGAAACCAACAATGGGCAAGAAAATTACTTTGTAGAAAATAATGATGTTGTGGAGGTAAAAACGGAGATTAAAAAAGGTTTGAAAATgggtacagaaaacaaaatatgttcATCTTCTTTGCTCTGTGATATGATAGCAGGGCCTAATATGCATGAAAAACACCaaagtttatttaaatggaaaaaagtacCCAAAACTGGAGAACAGGAAGTTCCTAATGAATATTGCTGTCTAAGAACATCAGAGGAAGAATTACTCTACTCTACTTCTAAGGAAG ATTGTGAAAAACCTTCACCTGAAAGACCAGCTTTTTTCTCTGAtgaatttaaggaagaaaaatttaattatttactgAAGGGAG GTGGTAACTtttcatatggaatttcaagaCTACTACCTCTTAAGACATGCAGTCGACCAATCAGAATTGGTTTGTCAAGAAAAGCTAAGCTTAAACAACTTCATCCCTATCTGCAATAA